Proteins encoded together in one Mastomys coucha isolate ucsf_1 unplaced genomic scaffold, UCSF_Mcou_1 pScaffold16, whole genome shotgun sequence window:
- the Mettl14 gene encoding N6-adenosine-methyltransferase non-catalytic subunit isoform X2 has translation MQQEEENLPYEEEIYKDSSTFLKGTQSLNPHNDYCQHFVDTGHRPQNFIRDVGLADRFEEYPKLRELIRLKDELIAKSNTPPMYLQADIEAFDIRELTPKFDVILLEPPLEEYYRETGITANEKCWTWDDIMKLEIDEIAAPRSFIFLWCGSGEGLDLGRVCLRKWGYRRCEDICWIKTNKNNPGKTKTLDPKAVFQRTKEHCLMGIKGTVKRSTDGDFIHANVDIDLIITEEPEIGNIEKPVEIFHIIEHFCLGRRRLHLFGRDSTIRPGWLTVGPTLTNSNYNAETYASYFSAPNSYLTGCTEEIERLRPKSPPPKSKSDRGGGAPRGGGRGGTSAGRGRERNRSNFRGERGGFRGGRGGTHRGGFTPR, from the exons ATGCAACAGGAGGAAGAAAATTTGCCATATGAAGAAGAGATTTACAAAGATTCCAGTACCTTTCTTAAG ggaACGCAGAGCTTAAATCCCCATAATGATTACTGCCAACATTTTGTAGACACTGGACATAGACCTCAGAATTTCATCAGGGATGTAG gcTTAGCTGACAGATTTGAAGAATACCCTAAACTTAGGGAACTCATCAGACTAAAGGATGAGCTAATAGCTAAGTCAAATACTCCTCCTAT GTACTTACAGGCGGACATCGAAGCCTTTGACATCAGAGAACTGACACCCAAATTCGATGTGATTCTTCTGGAGCCTCCTCTGGAAGAATACTATAGAGAGACCGGCATCACTGCAAACGAGAAGTGCTGGACATGGGACGAT ATTATGAAGTTGGAGATCGATGAGATCGCAGCACCTcggtcatttatttttctctggtgTGGTTCTGGGGAAGGATTGGACCTTGGGAGAGTA TGTTTGCGAAAGTGGGGTTACAgaagatgtgaagatatttgttggattaaaaccaataaaaacaatcCTGGAAAGACAAAGACTCTAGATCCAAAGGCAGTTTTCCAGAGAACAAAG GAGCATTGCCTTATGGGGATCAAAGGAACTGTGAAGCGAAGCACAGACGGGGACTTCATTCATGCTAATGTTGACATTGACTTAATTATCACAGAAGAGCCTGAGATTGGCAATATAGAAAAACCGGTAGAAATTTTTCATATAATAGAGCATTTTTGTCTTGGTAGAAGACGTCTTCATCTCTTTGGGAGAGATAGCACTATCAGGCCAG GCTGGCTCACAGTTGGACCAACACTTACAAATAGTAACTACAATGCAGAAACATACGCATCCTATTTCAGTGCCCCCAATTCATACTTGACTGGATGTACAGAGGAAATCGAGAGGCTTCGACCGAAGTCACCTCCTCCCAAATCCAAGTCTGACCGTGGTGGTGGAGCTcccagaggtggagggagagggggaacaTCTGCCGGCCGTGGTCGTGAAAGAAATCGATCCAATTTCCGAGGAGAAAGAGGTGGCTTTAGAGGGGGTCGTGGAGGCACGCACAGAGGTGGCTTTACACCTCGGTAA
- the Mettl14 gene encoding N6-adenosine-methyltransferase non-catalytic subunit isoform X1, with amino-acid sequence MDSRLQEIRERQKLRRQLLAQQLGAESADSIGAVLNSKDEQREIAETRETCRASYDTSAPNSKRKCLDEGETDEDKVEEYKDELEMQQEEENLPYEEEIYKDSSTFLKGTQSLNPHNDYCQHFVDTGHRPQNFIRDVGLADRFEEYPKLRELIRLKDELIAKSNTPPMYLQADIEAFDIRELTPKFDVILLEPPLEEYYRETGITANEKCWTWDDIMKLEIDEIAAPRSFIFLWCGSGEGLDLGRVCLRKWGYRRCEDICWIKTNKNNPGKTKTLDPKAVFQRTKEHCLMGIKGTVKRSTDGDFIHANVDIDLIITEEPEIGNIEKPVEIFHIIEHFCLGRRRLHLFGRDSTIRPGWLTVGPTLTNSNYNAETYASYFSAPNSYLTGCTEEIERLRPKSPPPKSKSDRGGGAPRGGGRGGTSAGRGRERNRSNFRGERGGFRGGRGGTHRGGFTPR; translated from the exons ATGGACAGCCGCCTGCAGGAGATCCGGGAGCGGCAGAAGTTACGGCGGCAGCTCCTAGCTCAGCAG TTGGGAGCTGAAAGTGCGGATAGCATCGGAGCTGTGTTAAATAGCAAAGATGAGCAGAGGGAGATTGCCGAAACAAGAGAAACTTGCAG GGCTTCCTATGATACGTCTGCCCCAAATTCAAAACGGAAGTGTCTGGATGAAGGAGAGACTGATGAAGACAAAGTAGAAGAATATAAG GATGAACTAGAAATGCAACAGGAGGAAGAAAATTTGCCATATGAAGAAGAGATTTACAAAGATTCCAGTACCTTTCTTAAG ggaACGCAGAGCTTAAATCCCCATAATGATTACTGCCAACATTTTGTAGACACTGGACATAGACCTCAGAATTTCATCAGGGATGTAG gcTTAGCTGACAGATTTGAAGAATACCCTAAACTTAGGGAACTCATCAGACTAAAGGATGAGCTAATAGCTAAGTCAAATACTCCTCCTAT GTACTTACAGGCGGACATCGAAGCCTTTGACATCAGAGAACTGACACCCAAATTCGATGTGATTCTTCTGGAGCCTCCTCTGGAAGAATACTATAGAGAGACCGGCATCACTGCAAACGAGAAGTGCTGGACATGGGACGAT ATTATGAAGTTGGAGATCGATGAGATCGCAGCACCTcggtcatttatttttctctggtgTGGTTCTGGGGAAGGATTGGACCTTGGGAGAGTA TGTTTGCGAAAGTGGGGTTACAgaagatgtgaagatatttgttggattaaaaccaataaaaacaatcCTGGAAAGACAAAGACTCTAGATCCAAAGGCAGTTTTCCAGAGAACAAAG GAGCATTGCCTTATGGGGATCAAAGGAACTGTGAAGCGAAGCACAGACGGGGACTTCATTCATGCTAATGTTGACATTGACTTAATTATCACAGAAGAGCCTGAGATTGGCAATATAGAAAAACCGGTAGAAATTTTTCATATAATAGAGCATTTTTGTCTTGGTAGAAGACGTCTTCATCTCTTTGGGAGAGATAGCACTATCAGGCCAG GCTGGCTCACAGTTGGACCAACACTTACAAATAGTAACTACAATGCAGAAACATACGCATCCTATTTCAGTGCCCCCAATTCATACTTGACTGGATGTACAGAGGAAATCGAGAGGCTTCGACCGAAGTCACCTCCTCCCAAATCCAAGTCTGACCGTGGTGGTGGAGCTcccagaggtggagggagagggggaacaTCTGCCGGCCGTGGTCGTGAAAGAAATCGATCCAATTTCCGAGGAGAAAGAGGTGGCTTTAGAGGGGGTCGTGGAGGCACGCACAGAGGTGGCTTTACACCTCGGTAA